The Ziziphus jujuba cultivar Dongzao chromosome 3, ASM3175591v1 region AGTATATTTATACCTTTATCCTCGGCAAAACATGTCCAATTTGTagttttcacccaaaaaaaaaattgtccaatttgtagttttgcctgctctttttgttttctcaacGGTAAAACATGTCCACATCAGTGGCGGTCACCGAAAATCATGACAGTTGGTAATTATGGGGTGCCATGTGTATAGGATGATATATCTGTTGGTTTTTGACAGATGCGTGGCTGTAGCTTGGTTGATTGTTATAGTTTGTGTTATCACGGACCTCGTACTCTTATCATTATAATGTTAGATCAAAAATTTGAATGGATAGGGGGCTCCTTATCCACATTAAATCAAAACTGCATAAccttaaataaaacaaatatagttTTGCATCAAatggcaaaatttttttttataaattttaaatttatggaacAATTTTGTTGCCAAGTATTGTATTAAACATTCAAAACTTAAGTTTCAAagttaataaaattgataaaatcttATGTTTGATCCGGATGTGATTACAAATTCTTTTATAAGACCATTTTACCTACTCGATTCAatcatatatttgatatttcacatcaccttttatttgtataatattattataacaaattaaGCATAAAGCTATCAACCTGTTAACCATTATGTAAAATTATAGCTTAATTTGTTAAGGGATTaagtcttttaaatttaaaactctATACCGATCAACGTTCCATAACATGTCGCAGgtaatttttttccataatttattgCGGAACATTAATggacataaaattttaaatttactgACCTAAACTGCACTGATTTgctatttatatgtatgtattaaaatatattatatatgagacTGAGAGACGCTGAAAGTAGCACAGAAAACAATGTGCCAATGGGTACGTGAAACGTAATAGTCAAGGAAAACCAATGCAGTTCCGTGGGTgctaaaataagaaagaaagccAGAACTTAATTTGGAGAGAGTCGAAGATGACCGGAATATCTTCAGTTATGACAACAATGCCGCCGGAATATTCTGCTCCATTTGCTGCCTCCTCAAATTTCTTTCCCATCCATTATTCTCCTTCCTCTGTTTTACCTTTTCCACTCAATCTCGGACTCAGACCCCATTCACTCTCTAAgtaagctctctctctctctctctctctctctctctctctctgtgtataGTTTCTGGTGAAATTTCTTCAATTCTCTGCATGCTCATAACTTATTAATTTGCTGCATTACATATCCGCAAATATGGTACTCTTTCTCTTTATCTTTatcattttcccttttttttttttttttttgggctaaggATCATTTTCTAGTCCGTATTATGAAGGGCATTAATGggtgcttaaaaaaaataaaaaataaataaaaaataaatgttacatGTTTTAAAAAGTAGTCGATATCGGCACAATATATATGACATATATGTTACATATGCACTGATGCACTTTTGTCATTTGCCTGttacctaaaaaataaataaataagatgagGTGTTTGTACCaaccaaaaacgaaaaaaaggtGAGAGGAGGTGTTGACAACAAATCAATTCTGTAATCCAATTtgggttaaaaataaataaagaattctatcctgtttaatttaaattccataaaaaatttaattagatggtttctcatttttgttaataaCCATTTTTTGCTTTAGCACAATGTTAATAACCAAGTTGGGTTACATTTCCTTtaccccccccccaaaaaaaaaaaaaagggtttcactttttattagtaattaatataaatatatacaattatagTCTATTAAAAGTAATTAGTAAACTTTAAAATGTCTCTACTTctataaaagttataaaaatacgATAAACACCCTAATGAACAATgtcaaacaaaatttttatcaattcatCTTCCTTATATATGATCTTCATGTATTcattttctagtttttttttttacagagaATATaatcccaaataaaatattcattcacaaaaataaaaatcaatcccTCCTGCCAAAAATTGCCTTTATTGTTCTGTCCGATAAGGTTTTATTAGAATAAGTTTGGCCACTTTTCTTTGGTTTCTCCAACTACCTAAACATTGAAACACATACAATTTGGTCATGCCTTTAGGCGTACTATTGGTCCATTTCAGGTGCTATAGTATGGTAAAAATCCAAACATGTCAATCCAAAGAAATGTGGGAGGTTTCAATATCCAAACATGCCAATCAAAATGTCCATTTGAACTATTagcttttggattttttttttttttatgccttTGACGTCTATTGCCATTGAATATGCAGTGCAAGATTGTCCAAACTATTGCCATTGATGATGTCTAGTTCAGCAACTAAGGAAGAGCAAATTTTGATGTCTGATTTAACAACTGAGGAAGAATACAGTTCGATGTCCAATTTACTTGAAGAATTCACTAGCATCTCCAACATTGATAAGACCTGGATTTTTAAGTCCAAAAGCGGTATGATTATTGTTCATGTTAGTAATACCATTTAAGAAAAAATCTGTCAGTaacatttaaacaaattttgttgCAGGATTAGATTCCCAGGCAATGTTTTTAATCAGTCAACCAAGTCTTTTGACTAACAAAAGGAAGAAGTTTATACTTTCCACTCATATTTCAAAAGAAAGTAACACTTATGTAAACTTTCAATGGGCTCCCTTTCCTATTGAGATGACAGGAGTATGTATAATTGTTCCATCGCCATCAGGTTCACAGCTTCTTGTAGTCAGGGAAACCGATAGCAAATCTCCAACCCAAtttgaaatttggagtccatcacAAATGGAAAAGGAATTCCATATACCCGAGTCTGTTCATGGTTCGATATACACTGATGGATGGTAATTAGTCCCATAAAGcttcatgtaacaccccgtcccaaatcgcatcggaatccgtgcacgatgactgaggttgaccgttgaccgagcgggtcaaaagttgattttttgttccaattgaaatttccagttgaccagggtaccgtggcgaagtgcatgatgccccgagttcgtagactagtagcacatcgaaaacggagctacggtttgaaagttatgggcaaaacaagttgaggtacaaacagtccaaaaggtgccgggagttgactttttcttgtggtgtaattttgttttgactcttgtatggttgtaaagtactcgtcgatacgagttcatagactagcggcacgcttaaatcggacatttggttaaaaagttatggacgtttgaaattcaccggataccgtaatattttattatatctgacttaagtgcacagtgatgccacgtgtcagcacctgattggtccacgtggagtgaacagtgtcacactgtggcttttatttgacaaaaatctcggggaagagagagaaagagagagaggagaggaaagagagagagagagcgaccGGCCGccgaaatttttcaaattttcctgcCGATTCAccgtacacgcgccggccaggcggacgcccctccccatttccggcaaaaccccaaagtttcacggccattggccgccggacgggcccggatcgaggcggcgaagattggcggcgatttttccctccaccgccggccaccgccgattgaccccttcccggccattttccggccacacgcgccagccacccctcaccacctcctcaagtccggcctatccaccaaatttcacggccatcggacctctgacgcgccgggatcggagctttttccggcgaggggccgaaattcttcaaaccccgatttctccgctgtccggcctccgtttgcctcaccgccggtcccgttggattcctctcccctcgatctataaatctgcaaaaaatctcagccaacggccaccgcacgcgccgccgccggcgacgattgccggtgaccgaggcggctcgccggaagttactgttccggcgagtaccagTCTCACCGCCGGCccctgtccactgtgttcgacctcctgaacccgaatccggcatccgtttccgccaattcgcgacagtttgggagaattgcggagtcgaaacccgaaagctttccggcgagattccgaccacgtcgggtccgatcaccggaaagtaagaccaaatccgtgatcctcatcactcgagcttcgattcggtatataactcgtaacttttagatgtcgtttgtgttcgctccccgagtacccatttgggaattacccgaataaaatattaatatatttggttggtatactgtgaatgttttaggtgtgcgtacgagtagtggagttgattccgcggaggatcttagctgatttacgcacttaaggtgagtgacccacctttaaaaatattttggacaattaattatgtttaattggtatttaaatcatgctcatgtggtacaatttaattatggttttattgtgatttaatttatttattatgcatgagcaaagtatattttggtaataatcgtacgaggttttaagtattattttcgggcataattgggttaattattttatcaaaatatttgtttaaattgtataaattatgcctgcggtattttaattgttgaacctcgtgttacgagaaaattatggtttatttgttatcgatatttccgtaccgtttgttaaataaaaataggtGGGATGGTGATTgagaattttggtatatttcccacggtgattttggaaaacggtaaagttggtttaataattattttagacgcattcatatagtattggtgttctggtatatgtatatgtgtttcagggcgcaagtattattatttcacccgtgagttgccattggaccgtgggtaggCAAGATTGTTATTGGCCTCAGCCGCCCCCCttcttggccgggatgatggtttcagcagcggtactgtcgggacgccgaagtgccatttgcaagtttctctctttaatctccccgccagtcggtgctcaggacgctgggtatcggagggcatcaccggtatatggtgtgatgcgtcaagtgtaattttcaaataaagtttcaaaccccaaaagtgttcaaaaattatttattataatttattacattttaattatatattggggtatttatttatttattgtttatcaaatgtttgatcccttggttttcgggaagtacgattatcgggttttgtgaaattgttttaaaaagggaacatttccaacagagtgattagtgagagttttgagggaaaagttatcatttccaactgttattatttatttattaatcgtTGGTactaattcaattcccttattgtattattattattattattattattatcattaaaagcgttcagtagttagggtcactcattgagatgattagcatctcacgtttttaagttccgttcccttaggtgcaaggggtggtagacgttcttccggagcgaaccaattttccgctgctatcgtgtttcgagaagtacctttgtactcattcatttcagttgtattatttctttcatctttgttgtatttctgttgactagcacttcataaagctctatatactatttggacacttatgttttatttatgcattgggctgctgttattgttgtgaagtgctgtaaattgtggaacaacttgtagtttgcgggaggaataagggggtgattatagaagtgtattttcagtgcaggtaatttgtggtaagtccatcccgggaggttctgccggattttccataggagggtccggtagggtttccctgggatcagggcttgtctaaggttccggtgaggaattttggatgggtcctgacacttcAAATTTCCCTGATTGGCTTTCTGTATGTTAGTAGTAGAAGAGTTGAAAGATATCTGAATGATACAGGTTTGAGGGAATCTCTTGGAACTCCGAGGAAACTTTGGTTGCTTATGTTGCAAAGGAACCATCTGCCCCCAAGCCTACATTTTGTAGTGGGGGAAGTAAGAATGTTGGTTCTATGAATAGGGTTTTGGGTGGAAGGAAAGGACAAGGAGATTTTGAGGACGACTGGGGTGAAAGCTATACCAGAAAAAGACAGCCTGCACTTTTTGTCATCAACACAAACAGGTACTAACTAACAGTGCTTTTGTTTGAAGTTCTGTTATAACAAAGAGAGTTTTGTGTGGGATCCATCAGATAGAAATTTCGTTTTTGTGGCGTGGTTATCAGATAGAAGAAAACTTGGAATAAAGGTCTGCTACAATAGGCCATCTGCATTATATGTGGCCAGAGCACCAAACTTTGAATCAGAAGCCAATACACATGCTCATGAGTAAGTTGTTTTCATAATGTCCATGTTTTGTAGGTTAGCCTTTCTATGTGTTAATGGCTTCATGTTGGAATTGAGTAATGCTCAGACATAACATATGACACAATCATACAACTTTTAGTTATTTCTCATGTTCCAGAAAATTTTCACTTGAAGACATATCTGCAATTAATTTAACTCATCAAAGCATTAGCAGTGCTGTTTTTCCACGGTTCAGGTAGGTATTTATCTCATATATATACTTGATTATTATTGGTTCTCAACGTTTCAGCAATCTCAGTTTCACTCCCTTACTTTAGAGTTTGATTATCTTAACCATTTGCTTTCTTAAGTTCTGGTGAAATTTTGGCTATTTTGATAATTCTTGAAGAGAAAGAATCAATAGTTTCAGATGATATTACCAACAAATGGTTGATTGTATCTGAAAATGTTCACATTATGTTTCTCCAGCCCAGATGGAAAGttccttttgtttttctctGAAAGGAGTTCTGTAGAATCTGGAGCACATAGTTGCACAAAATCTCTTCACAGAATTGAATGGCCCATGGATGAGAACAAGTTCAAATCTGTGAAAATTGTTGATGCGGTGAGCTCTTCTGTTCTCATCTTTTTCCATGCACTTTCAATGTTCACTGGCAAATTAAAACCGTACTGTGAGCAACCCCAGTTTCTGTCAGCTTGTGCATTTAAGtaataaacatttataaaacctgttgcattttattttggcaaaagagTATGCATTAAAAGATTCATTTCAGATAATAACAAAGTTAACAGGCTTTATGAGTTCCGTTCTCTATTCCTTGCTATCACTAAACTTAGCACTATTCTATTCTATATGGTCTATGAAGATTCCTGTTGTAATGTCTCCTGAGGATGGCAGCTTCCCTGGCCTTTACACTCCGTGTGTCCTGCATAATCCTTGGCTTTCTGATGGGCATACCATGATTATACCGTCTGTCTGGGGCAGCCGTCAAGTAATACTATCAGTAAATGTGATGAGGTAACTGTAGTCTCGTTCATACAGACCCTAATTAAGACATGTTAGATTAACTATCTTGTGATAAATATGTCAAATTACAGTGCACAAGAATCACGTATCAGCTCTGCAGACTCAGATTTTTCATGGAATGTTCTTGCATTGGATGGGGACTATGTTGTTGCAGGTaacataataaaatgaaatttaccaATAATCTAGCCTGCTATATGAAAAGAAGTGAAATGAAATCTGtacttttcttccatttttgaaGTCTCTAGCACTCCAGTTGATGTTCCTCAAATCAAATACGGTTATCTTGTCAATAAAGCAACTAAAAATGACACATGGCGTTGGTTAAATGTAACAAGCCCTGTATTTAGATGCACAGAGAAGGTATGTTTATCTCTTTTTAGATTATGCATATTAGGATTATCCTGAAAGCTTATGATTGATTTATTGAATATTCTGTTTGAATCAGGTTAGATCTTCACTCTCAAATCTTCAGTTCACCATAATAAACATTCCTGTCAAAGATGTTTGTGACAGCCTGACGAAAGGTATTATATGCCATTTTGATGTTGCTGATG contains the following coding sequences:
- the LOC132799294 gene encoding acylamino-acid-releasing enzyme-like gives rise to the protein MTGISSVMTTMPPEYSAPFAASSNFFPIHYSPSSVLPFPLNLGLRPHSLSNARLSKLLPLMMSSSATKEEQILMSDLTTEEEYSSMSNLLEEFTSISNIDKTWIFKSKSGLDSQAMFLISQPSLLTNKRKKFILSTHISKESNTYVNFQWAPFPIEMTGVCIIVPSPSGSQLLVVRETDSKSPTQFEIWSPSQMEKEFHIPESVHGSIYTDGWFEGISWNSEETLVAYVAKEPSAPKPTFCSGGSKNVGSMNRVLGGRKGQGDFEDDWGESYTRKRQPALFVINTNRY